The genomic DNA tttgttcaggttggcagaacgtgcaatagggagtaggaatgactttagagacgtatctcttctgaggagtccaatacgtcctatggcatatgttgaagtggatctgctggtgatttgggttcttggaacagtgagaaatgttgtcccaaactgtctcccaattaattacgttcccctccGGGCTCAACTCTCGCTCCCATTCCTCtacggatacttgcatcagtttagcataaatcctggacactaatcctctcacaggagaatcaacaagccatttaactATTGGGTGCGTCTCAAGACTGTTCccccatggtactccataacattttaaggctgatcttaagcgaagataaagAAAATTTGTCGATTTGTCTTCCAGTTCAGCCAACTTCAACTCAAATTTCCTCTGGTCAACAATGCAGGCTTTCACCGTGTTTCTCATCTGTCTGCTGTCCTTCTGTGCCTCGTCTAGTCACTGTATTAGGTATTTTACTGTAGTTCCCTGCCTCTCAAGCTCTGTCCTGATGTGTTGTCCAAGGTGTCAATTTCTGCCAACGCTTCCTTTACTGCGATGCGGACCGCTGATTGAAGCCCgctttgttgcttttccaggACCCCGGTCATAGCCTGCTCCATGCGTAGGTCCGCGTTAGCATCAGAATCCCCGCTAGCCGTCGCCATGTTAGCAGATTTGGTAGAGTTCTGTGCTCAGTTAAATGGCAGCGAGGCTTGCTTTTTCGCTCCTGCAGGCATTCTACTAAGTTACCATGGTGACAAATTAAACGATTGatgtcaaataaaaaagaatagacctggttttcaatgaaaatgtggagatgGGGCAAGGAGCTTTAGCCTCGGGCAGCCATGTGATTCGTCGGTCACGTGATCTCCcaaaacacagcttttgatacaGAGTTTAAAGCCAAACTGGCGgagtttatatcaatcaatactgactcCGTTTCGGACCTGGCGTACATCTGGCAAgccactaaaggatttattagagatttcatATCTTCCTTTTGCGGtaaatttgaagaaaaagagagaggcaaggattgctGAGTTGGAAGGATGTTGTAAATCGTTAGAGCAGTCTCTAAAGAcctgtttttctaaatctataCATACTCTTTTATTCACAAATTgagcagagctaaatgatttgctaTGATTTgacaacatttcccactgttccaaaacccaaatcaccagcagatccacttcaacatatgccataggacaaaTTGGACTCCTCAAAAGAGATACgcctctaaagtcattcctactccctattgcatgttctgtcaacctgaacattTGGATGGATTACATGGATtatatgttaaaaatgtctttgtctgtgtctgctTTCAAAAAGAGCTAAAGACAAACATATTTTAGTAGTAACTGTTAAGCCTGAATACCCTAAATGGCTGGGGACTTCTGAACTAGTTTTCATTCCATTCTGAAATCTGTTTAAATTGTACTGTTATttccacattttaaaatgtctctaTTTAGTGTATCGTCAGTAGACTGATGTAATAAATATTTTGGATTTAGAGTTAGGGTAGTTCAGCTCCCTAAAGGGTTTTCTGTAGGTTAAACATTTTACTGTagaatgcatgcacacaagcCAATGTGTTATTTATAATATATGTTAACTATCTGCTTAGTGACTTGGGCCCCTCTATACAAGCTTCAGACAGCTAACTAGGGTGTCCCCTTTCACATATCTGCATTATTTCTTatgattgtatttcttttttaaaattattttgtgAATAAACTGAACTGTAAAACTGACAGTGATGACCACTTTTGGAAAATATTGAGACAGTAAGACTACAGTACGACTCATACCATAACTAAAATGTGTTCAGAACAAGCTGGAGCCACATACCTGCAGGTATAAAACCATATTTATTCTCAGCACAACTCTTCTCAGCATTACTATCAGATCATATTGGTAAAGGACATGGGTTGGATACTCTTTGACACAAGTAGAGCAGAGTTTCACCCAGTTAAGCTCAGGGTCAGCTCTGGTTTCCCACTCGGTGTTTACTGTGTTACACTGCTGGCAGGGCTGACAGGGAGATTTTGTTGCCTACCAACAGCAGACATCACAACCCCCTCATAGCCTGGTGGTGAGTTCAGCGTCCCTGCCAGTAAACCATCAGCATTCCCAGTTATTCATTCCAATTAGCCAGGAGTTCCTGATGCTGGCTTAGTTCTGCAGTACTGTGAGCTACAGTGGGGATTGGTTTCATCCTACGGACAcggatgttgatgatgatgatgatgaacattTGAATAAAGAACCTGATTAAAACCCACAGGGTCGCCCAATTTGTTACATTACAGTTCATCTGTACGCAGGAAAGCTCTGTCCATCATCTGTGACACTAAACAGCTCCTCCGCTCCTCTGGAGCACCTGGACCCCAGACTGGCCCCTACAGACACCGATGCCTCAGCCCTGAGAGCTTCAGCACAGAGGCTTGATCCTCCTGTGGTGTGTTGTTGCCAAGTTGTTGTTTATCTGCCAGACAGCCTTCATCTGAGGCGTCACATACCCTCCTGTCTAACATAGCTGCAGTTTTCACATTTTGCCCTGGTTCCTAAATTTGAGCTTGACGTGTCTTTTTAAAAACAGCCATTGGGTCACTTGTCTGCACGGAACGGGTATCTGTTGGTCCGGCATAAACGGAGCAGTCGGTGGTGGGCTTCATGTGGACTCTTGTCAGAATAGGTATTTCAACCTGTTTttgattttacattacatgttatttagctgacgcttttatccaaagcgagtTGCAATAgatatatatgtcagaggttctggagcaactaggggttaagtgtcttgctcagggacacattggttgatgtatcgcagtgggaatcgaaccacaccaaaggcatgtgtcatatccactgcgccatcaccaaaTCAATTTGAAGTTAAAAAGTGTTACTGTAATGCAGTTAAGATGATTGCACTGCCATGTTTCCTACATCTCTTTCAGTCTCTTCCATGTTACATTGCCCAGTATTACTTTAAACAATTAGATTCAATTATTGCTCCTTTTATCTGGAACTACAAAGCCATCAGGATCTCCAAAAAACATCTATGTAAACCAAAAAATGCTGGAGGCTTGCCTTACcgaatttaaaatgtattactggGTGGCTCATCTGTCTATACTTGCTTGGTGGAGGAAAGGCCCCCCTTCCTCTTCTTATTCCTGCCCTGCTTGGCTATGCATAGAACGATTGCTTTGTAACAAGACCTCCTTGCTGGCTTTGCTCAACAGCAAAGTTAGGAAGTCACATTATAGTAACAGCTTTCTAATCAATGGCACTATGCGCACATGGGAGCAGATAAAACTCCATATCAAGGCGCCAAGTATATATACTGATACTCCAATTTGTGAAAATTACGCTTTCATACCTGGCCTAAATGATGTTGCTTTCTCTGCTTGGAAACAGAAaggcattaaaaacataaatgattTGTATATTGGGGGAAATGTTGCCTCATTTAGGCAGCTGCAAGCCAAATATAGAATACCTGCCTCAagttttttcagatttttgcaGATTAGagattttgttaaaaaaaatataccaaACTTTGAAGTTCTAAATAAACATGATACTCTTGAGGCAGTTAACAAATTTGACCCGGGCTCCCGAGGGGAAATCTCTGCTTTCTTTCGAATGCTTCATGATGGAGGTGTATAAACGGAGTTGTATAAACGGGCATGGGCAGATGAGTTGAATATggaattaaatgatgaaatttGGGAAGAATGACTACGTAATGTGCAAATGTGTTCAGTTAATACCAGGCACAACCTAATACAGTTTAAAACACTCCACAGACTATTATTCGCGGGAAAAGTTACACAAATTTTATCCTGATATCCCACCAGTATGTAACCGATGTAAATCCCAGATAGGTACTCTAGCACATTCTTTCTGGGCATGTAGTAAACTTCATTCATGTTGGAagtgtatttttctgtatttttctgagGCTTTTGGTAagaatttggtacccagcccatTGGTAGCGATTCTGGGGGCCACAAGTGTCCTCTCCTCCGTCAATAAATTTGAAAGAAGAGCCATTCAATTTGGGATGGtgattgcaaaaaaagttgattttaCGTGTATGGAAAATGGATTCTGTGCCTTCATATAACTTGTGGCTGGGAGAATTGTCAAATACTTTACATCTGGAAAGATTGAGATTCTATAATGAAGATAAGAGGAGACAAGTTTGATAAAACATGGAACCCAATACTGAATTACCTTAAAATGTGAGCTCCTAGACATTGGCTATTGTATAAAACCTCACTGTGCAAATAAGTATGTGATTTTGTATATGTCAAAGTCATTTATCTTTACtacttttagatgtttttgtttatagTACCCATCCTAAAATGACCATGGAATATTGTTGTAATCCAAGATGTGCTGTGTTCTGTATGTTATGTGTTCTTTGTTAggtgttccttttttttcttctcttctttctttattctttttcttgAAAATCAATATATAgcatatttctaaaaaaaaaaagtgttactgTATCCTGAAACAGAAAAGAATAAGCAAGTTGCTGCACAATAAATCAAGAAAAAAGCAAATTAATTTTAGGAACTACTTGAAACCGGttgatttgaaatgaaaacaagtcTAGAAAGAATATTCTAgattgttttcagttttgtaaATAGAATAACAAATACTGAAGACTTGGTTACAGACTTAATAGATTGAAAAGAATGTTTTTAAGAATCTGATGACatgttttgtataaaaaaaaaatctgcatcaTAACTATAGGTGTCAGAAAACAGTCCATGTTTCCCTCTCAAATAATGAGGTTGAAGTAATAGGGAAGTATACAGTGCGTCAATATTagtacagtaaatgtacttagttacttttcaccacTGGTTCActaataagttattttttaaattataatctAATAGAATAGAACAGTAATCATATCGTATCTATATAATAAGATAGAAGCTATAACGTGAGTGGATATGTGCAACTCATTGTTATGATTtattacataaatataaaaaaaatgatgttttgTTGGGGGTGCTCATTTGGTGTTAATGATCACATTTAATGAACTCATTTTGCAGGGGAGTCCTCTCAACGACCCCTAGTGGTCCGCGAACCCCAGCTTCAGAACCATGTGGCCTAGACAGTAGTTGGTAATGTCTTTTTTAGATCCTCGGCTTTAGGCTTCATATCGCGGTGAAGTGGAATGTGTGGAGTGCTTCCTGTCATCACAGTGTCTGTCTGACCGGGCACGGGGCTCTGCACCATCTCTGCCTAAAGGACTGAGGAATCCTGGGGAGGGGGGTGCTCCGTCTCTGCCGTTTCTTTTAGACACCAGACAACCTGCCGGTCCAGCTATGAAGACAGAGCAGAGCTGTGTGGAGACACTCCGGGGAGTCAAAGATCTGCTCCAAAAACCGGCGCACGGGGAGGAGGATGCCCCGGAGAAGCAAGACAAATGCAAATACGTTGATTTGGAGTTAGTGTACGTGAACACAGGGGGGACAAAACCGGAGAGAGACTGTCGCTTTGGTGAAGAAAACCAAATGCCTGTCGTTGTTAAGAGCAGCGGCGCCGGAGCTTCGCGCGCAACGGAACCAAACCTTGAATTGgcgattaaaaacaatattgaaaCTAACAATAAAGAGGATACTGGAGTTGAGAAATGTGCAGAAGATGTCAAGCAGGCTCCCTCTGATTCACCTCCGTCATCACATCTCCCTTGTCTTAACGCAAAGTCAGAGGATTGTCTCAAATCAGGGGAAAGAAGCGTGCGCGCCATAACGCAGCCCGAGGTGTCCAAAAAAGaggacaacaaaaacacagcaagaGATGAGGAGTTACACTTCGGTGATAATTATCTGAGCGGGAGAAGTGAGTCGTATGATTATGAGGAGGATGATGTTAGTTTGGTGCTTTCCGACGACTGCGTCCTGTGCTTACCGCAGGATGAGTCCCATTACATCACAACGCACGAGATCCAGCTCTCGGAGCTCTCTGACCATGAGGAGGGCTACGGCCTCGGGGCGGGCTCATCCAGCTGGGACATTGAGGATGACAACCAGGTGTACTCGTTTGTCGATTACGCTTCTTTCGCCGGTGATGGAGAggtgggggagaggggggaCGGTGGCCAGCCTCGCCCTCAGGGCGCAGCAGCAGTCAGCACTCTGCTTGAAAGTGATCTGTGCGACGTGGCCAAGTTCACCAGCTCAGATGAGAGTGTGTCAAAGCCCCAGCAGCACCAGCAGTGCAGGGGCAACAGTGCTGGGCAGATCCACCTGTCAATCAGAACCACTTCTCGAGCTATAAATGACCCTAGCAACATCCAAGAACAGGGAAATATCATTTATCATGCAAGGCGCTCCGGGGACATGAGTCGCTATGTGTTCAGGGGAGTTGATGGGAAGGCAGAGACGTTGTGTGACAGGGCCAAATGTTTCATAGCCGCGCCTGGACGCTTACATTTTGGCCGCAAATTGAGGGGAAAAGAGGTGACCGAGTATTCCAGCGGTGCGTCCAGCGCTGTCAGCGAGCTGGACGACGCTGACAAGGAGGTGCGCAACCTGACTGCCAAAGCCTTCAAAAGCCTGGCTTATCCTTACTTTGATGCCATTAATTTCAGCACCTCCAGCGAGTCATCTGCATCAGAGCATGGCAAAGGGATAAACAGGTGGTCCACGTTTGTCGACCTGAAATATGGCAATATGAATATGTCACGGGGACTGGACCAAAGTGTTGTTTCCCATCAAAACTCAACGGCCTCATTTGAAATAGCCAAAAATATAGACAACAGAGGTTATAAGGGCATTGCACTGGCAAGCATCAAACCGCCCACCAGCAAGATATTCACTCTGAATGGCAACCCCCACAGCGCATCCACACAGTCATCTACACAGCAGATAGAGCTGATGGGGGAATTCAGTCAGGGCCACAGTGGAGTGATTAGACTGACAGAGACTCTGAATTTTCGTTGCAATGTCAAATCGGGAATGTCTGGGGGTGAAAGACACACTAACTTTGCACAAAACGCTGCAGGATCACGTTCCACAGATGAAGTTACCAACAGTTTGCCAAGCTGCCAGAGGAGAGGGGCCAGCAAGTCGCCTTCTAAAACCATGGAAGACACACACAAGAAAGCCATATTCGCCTCGAGTCTGATCAAAAATGTGATTTCTAAGAAGATGCAGTTCGAGCAGGAGCGCAAGATGGAAAGAGGGGAGATAAGCGAGCCGCACCCGACGCATTCTCCGTGCTGTGTGCACCAGGAGAGCGACAGCCACAGGGAGAAGGGAAGCAAGGAGCTGCACAGACAGAGCTCCAGGTTTTCTGAGGGCAGCTCTGACTATACCATAATGTGCGTGGATGAATTAGGGGACATATTGGACAGCGGCTCATGTGATACCAAGAGCGACTCTCGAAGACAAGACACGGCCGCTCCAATCAGAGACATTATACCAGAAACTAATTTGAAACCGGCAAAGGAAGCTGGAATCGATACTAAAAAAGGTGCATTGGAAGCGTCCAAAAGCATACTGCTTCGCAGCCAAAATAGCGCGTTCAGATGCTGGAAGGACGAGGAGCTAGAGTTTCAAAAGGATAATAAAAACGATCAAACTCCGAGGAAGTCGGCTTCAGCTAACGAGGACGGCGGCGAGGGGGATCATTACTCAGCGGGCAGCGGCAAACTGACTAAAATGTCCCATTTGTTTGTGCCAAGCATTCAACTGCTGTCCAGTGACAGAGAAGTcggacagcagctgcagagcaGGAATTATTATCCATATGGAGATAGAGGAGGGATACAACTGCGCTCTGACAACACCTTATACATCGCAGGCTCCAGGAATGTGGCTACATCTAAATCTCCGgaaattaaaattaatttaagGAGCGTCAGAGACAATAAAACGGAGTCGTTTGGCGTTTCAAAACTGCGCGCTCCTAATATAGGCTGTAACGCAGCCAGCCTCATCAGAACAGATGACTTCAAATGCCAGGCGCTGGCTACAGCTTTGAAGGGTGAGTCGTCAGATAAAGTGCCGCATTTCATGGTTAGAGACATCAGAGATAATAAAGGAAAGCTGCAGACACCCATACACCAAGTGAGAGACGTGCGTAAATTGGTTAAAAGTTCCTATCACTTTGTTTCTTTGGATAACAACGAAAATAAATCCAACTTTTCATCTGCTGACAGCCATTtagaacagaagaagaaaatgtcTTATCAAAATCCTAATTCTGTGTCCCCTATAGTGATCAAATGTCAGTCTGTGAATACAAATAGTAATggaaaatattttgaaaatctTACTGAGTTATCTAAAGTGGAGCCGTTTGACGTGGGCAGATCGTCTCCAGCAGGCGCTAAAAATGCTCCACTGCAAAGAGCAGCAGGAAGAGCACCCATATGTAACTCCAATAATTCCTTAGATGGAGTCATTGGATTGAGAATTGAAAGCAGAACAGCTTCAAATACGCAGGAAAAAATATCAGACATCACAGATAAGAAACCTGAGTCAAAAATGGCAAACCAGGGTGCTCTGGAAAAACTCCAGGCTGCTGTGAAAACCATGGAGCAGCTCtataaatttgaaaaaaatgaatggaaaagGAGGAATGAGCCCCATATCCTGACAGACAGCCATGTGCTTTCAGTGATAGCCAGTGAAGAGCATGGAGGACCTGAGGAGGAAGGAGCGAGAGGGTCCAACATGGACAAGACAGTCAGAAGAGACTCCTATCCCAACAATGAAAAGATGCCTCCAGCAGTAGCCCCTGGCACTGACAGCCTGCTCAGGCGAGAGGACAAAGACACCCCCATGGTCTGTCAGACTCCCAGCAGCCATGATGACATTCTGGTTGCTAGGTCAATGCTACCCACAGGGAACAAAAACATGTTCAGCCTCGGCTCTAGCCTTCAGGCCTCCACATCAGCAAAGGCCCAGCCAAAAGCCATCACACAAACACCTTTCAGCACCAAACGCTTCCTCCCAAAGTCCCCAAAATTGCCGATGTCCTTACAAGTCAGCCAGACGAAGCTAAGTGGAAATAAAGAAGGTGAATCAAAGGATGTAGAGAGGTCCACAGAGGAGCTATTGAGCACCTCAGCTGATAACGAGAACTACCTAACCATTCCGCTCAAGTCTCACACCACTAGCAACAAACAAGCCTCATCTGCTGATAAAACATCAGTGTACACATTTACCACCCAGACACAACCAACTCAGTTAGGACACTGGGGCAACAGGGGCTTAGCAGACCCCAACCAGGCCCCTAAACGCTCCAGCATTGTGATGGACACACGCTCACCAGATACCCCTTCAGCCACCATCTACCACTCTTTGCCATTGGGCATGTCCACCAATCAGCCTCAGGTGTACTGCTTCTCTCCGGCAATCACCCCTGCTCCCACCCTGGACCCCTTCCAGGCCACCCAGAGGAAGATGCTCCTGGATCCCACCACTGGAAACTACTACCTGGTGGACACCCCTGTGCAGCCGGCCACCAAGCGCCTCTTTGACCCCGAAACAGGCCAGTATGTGGACGTGCCCATGCCGCAACTTCCAAAGACCCCGGTGCCCATGCCGATGTCACCTTTGGCCCTCAGTTCAGGAGCATACGGACACACCTACATGATCTACCCAGGCTTCATGCCGACACCGTCCGTGATCCCGGCCCGGACGCTGGTGCAGTCGCACATGTCAGTGCAGTCAGAGGCGGAGAGCGGAGAGAAAGGCTTGTCGCAGCAGACTGAGGGCATGTACATGGAGAGTCCCTTCTATATGGCCACTGGCAAGTCTCCCCAGGCTGCCTACGGGGCTCCACAGCAGGCCACCGCCAACAGTCCACTGCAGGGCTTCTCCAGCGTCAAGCAGCCGGTCATCAGCATCACCTCCCAGCAGGGCCCCCGGATCATAGCGCCGCCCTCGTTTGATGGGACCACCATGAGCTTCGTGGTGGAGCACAGATAAACGGCAGCTTCCCTGGACAGGTGAGTAGTTCtgactgtgttgtttgtgtatgtaggTTAGTTAGAATGTTTGAGTAGATCTGAATGAACCAggattttttcaaatatttttttattaagcaGTTATGAagttacatacattacatttttacattcaaagcattttttttcataGCGTTTACAATTGCACCTGCAGCGTTGGAGTTATTAGACAGACAAATAAAGTAATAGGCACAGAAGTGATATGacaatattttcctctgaaatgtagtggaaatACTCAAATAAGAGTAAGTACTGCAATATTCTACTTTagaacagtacttgagtagatgTACTAAGTTGCTTTGCACCACTGCCAGTAATGCTGATATTGATATCACAGTGTAAAACTGCTCATGTAAGCAAAATAATTTAGTGCAAGGTCAGTTGGGTAGAAAGTGCTTTGCTGAAAAGTGACACttaaacacaaagacagaaagaagtttcacacaaagacaaatgaaacaaaaaaagaaagaaagagatacaTTAATATTGACACTCTTTGAAAGTAGAATGAGATTTTAGGAGTCTCAGTGGTGTGCACACattgttatttaatttaatttcagcatttttttgttttaaaatgttt from Sander vitreus isolate 19-12246 chromosome 19, sanVit1, whole genome shotgun sequence includes the following:
- the c19h4orf54 gene encoding uncharacterized protein C4orf54 homolog codes for the protein MKTEQSCVETLRGVKDLLQKPAHGEEDAPEKQDKCKYVDLELVYVNTGGTKPERDCRFGEENQMPVVVKSSGAGASRATEPNLELAIKNNIETNNKEDTGVEKCAEDVKQAPSDSPPSSHLPCLNAKSEDCLKSGERSVRAITQPEVSKKEDNKNTARDEELHFGDNYLSGRSESYDYEEDDVSLVLSDDCVLCLPQDESHYITTHEIQLSELSDHEEGYGLGAGSSSWDIEDDNQVYSFVDYASFAGDGEVGERGDGGQPRPQGAAAVSTLLESDLCDVAKFTSSDESVSKPQQHQQCRGNSAGQIHLSIRTTSRAINDPSNIQEQGNIIYHARRSGDMSRYVFRGVDGKAETLCDRAKCFIAAPGRLHFGRKLRGKEVTEYSSGASSAVSELDDADKEVRNLTAKAFKSLAYPYFDAINFSTSSESSASEHGKGINRWSTFVDLKYGNMNMSRGLDQSVVSHQNSTASFEIAKNIDNRGYKGIALASIKPPTSKIFTLNGNPHSASTQSSTQQIELMGEFSQGHSGVIRLTETLNFRCNVKSGMSGGERHTNFAQNAAGSRSTDEVTNSLPSCQRRGASKSPSKTMEDTHKKAIFASSLIKNVISKKMQFEQERKMERGEISEPHPTHSPCCVHQESDSHREKGSKELHRQSSRFSEGSSDYTIMCVDELGDILDSGSCDTKSDSRRQDTAAPIRDIIPETNLKPAKEAGIDTKKGALEASKSILLRSQNSAFRCWKDEELEFQKDNKNDQTPRKSASANEDGGEGDHYSAGSGKLTKMSHLFVPSIQLLSSDREVGQQLQSRNYYPYGDRGGIQLRSDNTLYIAGSRNVATSKSPEIKINLRSVRDNKTESFGVSKLRAPNIGCNAASLIRTDDFKCQALATALKGESSDKVPHFMVRDIRDNKGKLQTPIHQVRDVRKLVKSSYHFVSLDNNENKSNFSSADSHLEQKKKMSYQNPNSVSPIVIKCQSVNTNSNGKYFENLTELSKVEPFDVGRSSPAGAKNAPLQRAAGRAPICNSNNSLDGVIGLRIESRTASNTQEKISDITDKKPESKMANQGALEKLQAAVKTMEQLYKFEKNEWKRRNEPHILTDSHVLSVIASEEHGGPEEEGARGSNMDKTVRRDSYPNNEKMPPAVAPGTDSLLRREDKDTPMVCQTPSSHDDILVARSMLPTGNKNMFSLGSSLQASTSAKAQPKAITQTPFSTKRFLPKSPKLPMSLQVSQTKLSGNKEGESKDVERSTEELLSTSADNENYLTIPLKSHTTSNKQASSADKTSVYTFTTQTQPTQLGHWGNRGLADPNQAPKRSSIVMDTRSPDTPSATIYHSLPLGMSTNQPQVYCFSPAITPAPTLDPFQATQRKMLLDPTTGNYYLVDTPVQPATKRLFDPETGQYVDVPMPQLPKTPVPMPMSPLALSSGAYGHTYMIYPGFMPTPSVIPARTLVQSHMSVQSEAESGEKGLSQQTEGMYMESPFYMATGKSPQAAYGAPQQATANSPLQGFSSVKQPVISITSQQGPRIIAPPSFDGTTMSFVVEHR